DNA from Nocardioides yefusunii:
CGAGCGGGGCGTGCCAGCCCTCGGCGGCGATGCGGAGCTTCTCCTGGTGGGGACGCTCGTCGGTGATCCAGCCGGTGTCGACGGCCGTCATCAGGATCTTGTCGGTCTCGAACATCTCGCCCGACGAGGTGCGCGTCATCATGTTGAGCGCGGCCTTCGCCATGTTGGTGTGGGGGTGGCCGGGGCCCTTGTAGCGACGCGAGAACTGGCCCTCCATCGCCGAGACGTTGACGACGTAGGCACGCCCCGACTTCGCAGCCTTCGCCGCAGCGGCGAGGGCCGGACGCAGGCGCGAGACCAGCAGGAACGGCGCGATCGAGTTGCACAGCTGCACCTCGAGGAGCTCGAGCGGGTCGACCTCGCCCATCAGCTGGGTCCACGAGTTGGTGGACTGCAGGTCGGGCAGCAGGCCACCGGCGTCGACGGCGGTGCCGGCCAGGTGGGCCTCCAACGACGCGCTTCCGGCCTGGAGTGCCAGGGCGGTCAGGGACGCGGCGTTGTGGGCAGCCAGCGCGGACTCGCCGGACTCGCCGTCGTGCGCAGCCACGGCGGTGCCGGCCAGGGCACCCGCGATCGCGGCCGGGTGCGCCTCGGAGATGCGCTCGAAGGAGACCATCTCGGGCAGCGCGATGTTGTCGGGCAGCGGCGCGAGCTCGCCGTCGGTCAGCGGGGTGTAGGAGCCCGGCGAACGACGCACGGTCTGGCAGGCGTTGTTGATGATGATGTCGAGCGGACCCGCGGCGGCGACGTCGTCGGCCAGCGAGATCACCTGCGTCGGGTCACGCAGGTCGATGCCGACGATCTTGAGGCGGTGGATCCAGTCGGCGGAGTCCTCCATCGCGGAGAACCGACGCACGGCGTCCTTGGGGAAACGCGTCGTGATCGTGGTGTGCGCACCGTCGCGGAGCAGGCGCAGCGCGATGTACATGCCGATCTTGGCGCGGCCACCGGTGAGCAGGGCGCGCTTGCCCGTCAGGTCGGTGGACTGGTCGCGCTTGGCGTGGCTCATCGCCGCGCACTTGGGGCAGAGCCAGTGGTAGAAGGCGTCGACCAGGGTGAAGTCCTCCTTGCAGATGTAGCAACCACGCGCGGTGATCAGCTCGCCTGCGAAGGCACCCTTGGTGTTCGAGACCAGCGGGATGCCGGCGGTCTCGTCGTCGATCCGCATCGGCGAACCGGTGGCGGTGGACTCGATGATCTTCTGGTCGTGGCGGATCTTCTCCTGACGGATCTCCGCGCGACGCGACTTCTTGACCAGCTTGTACATGTACGACGCCTCGCGCTTCATGAGGCGGACGTCGGGGTGGTCAGGACCCAGGGGCGGCAGGGACCGCAGGACCTTGATCGCGATGGCGAACTCGTCGGGGTCGATGCCCGGACCGAACTCGTTGCCGTCGGCATCGATCGTGATCGCCTTCGCCTCGGCGATGGCTTCCTCGGGGGTGGGCCTCTTGTCCTGCTCGTCACTCACGCGGCAGAGTCTCCCACCACCCGTTGCCGCTCTCCGATTCCTCGTCCCAGCGTCGTGGTGCCCCTGCGGGAGGCTGCCGCGGGCGGGATGAACGCAGCCGTGACGGCCGCCACGAGACTGAGGACGCCGCACGTCAGGAAGCCGACGGTGAACGCCGACGTCGAGGCGTGGGTGGTGGCAACGCCGTCAACGACGTGGGTGGTGGTGAGTCCGGCGAGGAGGGCGGCGATTCCGGCGCTGGCCCCGGCCATGCCGATCGAGCGCATCAGCGAGTTGATCCCGTTGGCGCTGGCGGTCTCGTCGGGACGCGCGGAGGCCATCACGAGCACCGGCATCGCGGCGAACGACATCGCCGCGCCGATCCCGCAGAGCGTCGTGGCGACGACGACCTGGGTGACGTCCGCGGCCAGGAGCGGCCGCGTCAGGTAGGAGACGGCCATGACGAGGGCGCCGACCAGGAGCGTCCCGCGTCCGCCGACCCGGTTCAGCATCCGTCCCGAGACCGGCGCGAAGACCACCATCGCCAGGCCCGACGGGATCATCACGAGCCCGGCGCCCATCACCGAGATGCCGAACCCGTGACCGGTGGCCTCGGGCGCCTCGACGAACGGGATCGTGAGCAGGTTGTTGGCCATCATCCCCACTGTCAGCAGCACCGAGGCGACGTTGGTGAGCAGCATCGGACGTCGGGAGAAGGTGCGCAGGTCGACCATCGGGGTCTCGCGCCGCAACTGCGACGGCACCCACGCCGCGAACGTGACGACGCTGGCCACGAGCAGACCGAGCGTCACCGGGGACGCCCATCCCCAGCTGCCGCCCTTGGAGACGAAGAGCATCAGCGTCACCAACGCGAACGAGAGCACCAGGGCACCGACCAGGTCGAAGCTGCCGCGGGCCCTGGTCCGGGACTCCGGCACCCCGATCGCGACCGCGACGAGGATCAGTGCGGTGAACGAGCCCGTCACCCAGAACAGCGACGACCACCCCGACGTCTCGTAGAGGATTCCTGACAGCGGCAGCCCGAGTGCGCCGCCGATCCCGAGCGTCGTCGACATCAGGGCGATCCCGAACCCCACCCGGTGCGGCGGGAGTTCGTCGCGCAGGATCGAGATGCCGATCGGGATGATCGCGGCGGCGAGCCCCTGCAGCCCGCGTCCGACCATCGCGGCCACCAGTGACGTGGTGACGGCCAGCACCAGCGAACCGAGCGTCATGACGCTCATCGCGACCAGCGCCATCCGGCGTTTGCCGTACAGGTCGGCCAGGCGGGTGAGGACCGGTGTGGCGACGGCGCCGGAGAGCAGCGTGACGGTGAGCAGCCACGACGCCGTGTCGGGGCTGGTGTCGAAGGCTTCGGGCAGCACCGGAACGAGCGGGATGACGAGCGTCTGTTGCAAGGAGACGGCCATGCCAGCGGCGGCGAGCACACCGGTGACGAGCCACGCCGGACGACGTCGGGGGCTGTTGCCGGGGGTGTCGACGGCGTTGTTCGGAAGCAGTGAGGTGGGCGAGGTAGAAGGCGGCGTCACCTTCAATGTCTATCATTTCGACTGGGTTAATTAACTTTGCGTCCGTGTGACACCGAAGTGGCGATCAGGCTCCTGCTCGTGAGGTGGTGATCGAGGTCGCGCTGTCCGCGAATCTCGTCACACTCATGAAAAGGACTACCGTGGAGGCATGAGTGACCCTGCCCCGGAATCCGCCCTCGCGCACGAGGCAGCCCCCGCGTCCGAGCCGGAGACCATCAAGTTCTCCGACCTCGACCTCGACCCCCGTGTCCTGAAGGCGATCACCGAGGTGGGTTATGAGACCCCCTCCCCGATCCAGGCCGCCACCATCCCCTCGCTGCTCGAAGGCCGCGACGTCGTTGGACTGGCACAGACCGGAACGGGCAAGACCGCTGCATTCGCGCTGCCGGTGCTCAGCAACATCGACCCTGACCAGAAGACCCCCCAGGCTCTGGTCCTCGCCCCGACCCGCGAGCTCGCGCTCCAGGTCTCCGAGGCGTTCGAGAAGTACGCCTCCCACATGCCCAAGGTCCGCGTCCTGCCCGTCTACGGCGGCCAGGGCTACGGCGTCCAGCTGTCCGCGCTCCGTCGCGGCGTCCAGGTCGTCGTCGGTACCCCCGGCCGCATCATGGACCACCTGGAGAAGGGCACGCTCGACCTGAGCGAGCTCCGCTTCCTGGTCCTCGACGAGGCCGACGAGATGCTCAAGATGGGCTTCGCTGAGGACGTCGAGACGATCCTCGCCGACACCCCCGCGACCAAGCAGGTCGCGCTGTTCTCGGCCACCATGCCGGCCCAGATCCGCCGCATCTCCAAGAAGCACCTCAACAACCCGATCGAGGTGACGGTCAAGAACAAGACCACCACCTCGGCCAACATCACCCAGCGCTACCTGATGGTGTCGTACCCGCAGAAGGTCGACGCCCTCACCCGCATCCTCGAGGTCGAGAACTTCGAGGGCATGATCATCTTCGTCCGCACCAAGCAGGTGACCGAGGCGCTCGCCGAGAAGTTGCGCGCCCGTGGCTTCTCCGCCGCCGCGATCAACGGTGACGTCGCCCAGAACCAGCGTGAGCGCACGATCAACCAGCTGCGTGACGGCAAGCTCGACATCCTCGTCGCCACCGACGTCGCTGCTCGTGGTCTCGACGTGGAGCGCATCTCCCACGTCGTCAACTTCGACATCCCGACCGACACCGAGTCCTACGTCCACCGCATCGGTCGTACCGGCCGCGCCGGTCGCCACGGTGACTCGATCGCCTTCGTGACCCCGCGTGAGCGCCACCTGCTCCGCGCGATCGAGAAGGCGACCCGTCAGCCGCTGACCCAGATGCAGCTGCCGTCGGTCGACGACGTCAACAAGAAGCGCCTCTCCGCGTTCGACGAGGGCATCACCGCCGCTCTCTCCGACAACGAGAAGATCGACTTCTTCCGCGACGTCGTCAAGCACTACGTGGACGAGTACAACGTCCCCGAGGTCGACGTGGCTGCTGCCATCGCTGCTGTCATGCACGGTGACAACCCGCTGACCCTCACCCCGGAGCAGGAAGTCCTGCACACCCCGCGCAACGACGACCGTGGTGGTCGTGACGACCGCGGCCGTGGACGCAACGACCGCGGCGACCGCGGCGACCGTGGTGACCGTCGTGCCCCGCGTCGTGCCGGTGCTGACGCCGACCTTGCCACCTACCGCATCTCGGTGGGTCGCCGTCACAAGGTGGAGCCCCGCCAGATCGTCGGCGCTCTCGCCAACGAGGGTGGCCTGGGCCGCAACGACTTCGGCAAGATCGACATCCGCATGGACCACTCGCTGGTCGACCTCCCGGCGAACCTGCCGGCCGGTGCCGTGGAGGCCCTCGCGGCCACCCGCATCTCGGGTCAGCTCATCGAGCTCACCAAGGACAACGGCCCGCGCCGTGCGTCCGGTGGCGACCGTGGCGGTTACAAGGGTGGTGACCGTGGTGGCTACAAGGGTGGCGACCGCGAGGACCGTCCCCGTCGCGACTTCGACCGCAAGCCGCGTCACAAGGACTGATCTGCTGATCTGATCAGCATCTGATCCACGCACGAGACCCCGCCGATCCTGATGGTCGGCGGGGTCTCGTCGTATTTCGGGCCCCCCTCAAACGCCGGGACGTCATAGGAATCGCGGGCCAGGGGCCCCGATTCCTATGACGTCCGAGAGCGGAGCGACGTCCGCGAGGTGAAACGGGCAGGCGTCAGGCGGTCTTGATCGCCGAGATGTCGAAGTCGAGCTTGATCTTCTCCGAGACGAGGACGCCGCCGGTCTCGAGTGCGGCGTTCCAGGTGAGGCCGAAGTCCTTGCGGTTGATCGAGGTCTGGCCCTCGAAGCCGATGCGCGTGTTGCCGAACGGGTCCTGGGCGGAGCCGGTGAGCTCGAACGGGATCGACACCTGCTGGGTGATGCCCTTGATCGTGAGGTCGCCCGTGATCGTCCACTCGTCGCCGTCGGCCTCGACCTGGGTGGAGGCGAACGTGATCGTCGGGAACGCGGCGGCGTCGAAGAAGTCGGCCGAGACCAGGTGCGCGTCGCGGTCGGCGGAGCCGGTGTCGACGCTGGCGGTCTGGATCGTGAGGTTGACGCGCGAGTTGGCCGGGGAGGCGGTGTTGACCTCGGCGGTTCCCTCGAAGTCGCCGAACTGGCCGCGGACAGTGGTCACCATCGCGTGGCGGGCCGAGAAGCCCAGGCGGGTGTGGCTCGCGTCCAGTGCGTAGGAGCCGGAGATGTCGGTGACGGCCTGGGTGGGCGCGTCGAAGGAGTCGGCGTTCTTGTTGCGGTTGAAGATTCCCATGGTGCGCTCCACTCAGAAGTAGTTCAAGGTTCAACTAGGTAACGACGGGCGTGCGCGATTCATTCCCTCCGGCGCGCCTCGCTCCACACACTGCCATTCGGAAGCGGTTTGCAACAGGGGGTGGCCCGTCCGAACTGAACTCTTCGACACGCCCCGCAAAGCCGAGAGCCCCCTGCTGCATGGGGTCAGCAAGGAGCTCTCGTCCCAGAGATAGTACGAGGAGTGAGGGACCTCGGCAGCCGCTCTCGGAATCTTGTGCCTCCGGTGCGGACCAGTGCCTCTCAGGCCGAGCGGAACGTCCAGAGCAGGATCTCGGCGGAGGAGCCCACCGCAGTCACCGTCATCTCCACGTCGTCGGCCTCCAGGATCCGGGCGGCGTCCCCGTCGGCGAGCTCGACCACCTCGTCCGGCGTCGTGAGCAGCACCGCTCCGGCGACCACGAAGAGGTGGTGCGCCGCACAGACCGGCAGTGCGGTCGGCGACTCGGGCGCGGGACGGCCGAACCACAACGTTGCCCCCTGTGTTCCCACCGGCACCTGGGCGCCCTCGCCGGCCACCGGGTGCAGGGCCTCGGCGTCCATCGCCTCGGCGACGTACCGCGCCGGGGGAGCGTCGACGTCGTCGGAGACCAACCAGGTCTGCAGGAATCGTGTCGGTTCCGCGCCGGTGTCGGCGTGCTCCGCGTGCCGGATGCCCGGACCCGTGGACTGCACTGCCACCGTTCCGGCCGGCAGACGTTCGGTGCGGCCCGCGTCGTCGGCGTGCACGAGCGTCCCGTGGGCCACCCAGGTCACCAGCTCGACCGCGGAATGCTTGTGCTCGTCGAACCCCGCGCCCCAGGCCAGTCGGTGGTCGTCGAAGGCACGCATCGGGCCGAAGGCCAGATTCTCGGGATCGTAGTGGTGGCCGAACGAGAACGAGTGCGCCGTGACCCGGTCAGGTTGCGGCTCGATATACCTCTGGGAAGCGGGACACACGCGCAGCAGCATCCGGCTATGGTCGCGGGGTGACGAGCCCACGAACAAACCGGGACGCCGCAGGCTTGCCTCTGCTCCCGGCAGGCTTCCGGTTCGGAACCAGCGATTCAGCCCACCAGACGGAGGGGGCCGTCGACGTGGACGGACGCGGACGCACGATCTGGGACACGTTCGCCGAGACCCCCGGACGCATCGACCGGGGCGAGACCGGTGCCCGTGGCGCCGACTCCTACCGGCGTTGGCCCGAGGACGTCGCGCTCCTGCGCGACCTCGGTGTCACCTCGCACCGCTTCTCCGTCGCGTGGTCGCGAGTCGTGCCCGAAGGCCGTGGAGCGGTCAACACGCGCGGACTCGACCACTACGACCGCTACGTCGACGCGCTCCTCGAGGCAGGCGTCGAACCCATGCTGACGCTCTACCACTGGGACCTGCCCCAAGCGTTGGAGGACGACGGCGGCTGGCTCAACCGCGCCACCGCCGAGGCGTTCGCCGAGTACGCCGGGGTGGTGGCCGAGCGCCTCGTCGACCGGGTAGCGCACTGGATCCCGGTCAACGACCCCAACGTCGCCAGCATCCTGGGCTACGGCATGGGCTCGCACGCCCCCGGCAAACGACTCGTCTTCGACTGTCTCCCGGCTGCCCACCACATGCTGCTCGGCCACGGCCTGGCCACCCAGGTGCTGCGTGCTGCCGGAGCCACGAGCGTCGGGTCTGCGACCAACCACGCCCCGGTCTGGCCGCGCAGCGACGAACCGGAGGACACCGGTGCCTCGAAGCTGTTCGACATGCTCTGGAACGGGGCCTTCGCCGAGCCGATCCTGCTGGGCCGCTACCCGTTCCCGCTCCTCCCGTTGCTCGACG
Protein-coding regions in this window:
- a CDS encoding SDR family NAD(P)-dependent oxidoreductase; its protein translation is MSDEQDKRPTPEEAIAEAKAITIDADGNEFGPGIDPDEFAIAIKVLRSLPPLGPDHPDVRLMKREASYMYKLVKKSRRAEIRQEKIRHDQKIIESTATGSPMRIDDETAGIPLVSNTKGAFAGELITARGCYICKEDFTLVDAFYHWLCPKCAAMSHAKRDQSTDLTGKRALLTGGRAKIGMYIALRLLRDGAHTTITTRFPKDAVRRFSAMEDSADWIHRLKIVGIDLRDPTQVISLADDVAAAGPLDIIINNACQTVRRSPGSYTPLTDGELAPLPDNIALPEMVSFERISEAHPAAIAGALAGTAVAAHDGESGESALAAHNAASLTALALQAGSASLEAHLAGTAVDAGGLLPDLQSTNSWTQLMGEVDPLELLEVQLCNSIAPFLLVSRLRPALAAAAKAAKSGRAYVVNVSAMEGQFSRRYKGPGHPHTNMAKAALNMMTRTSSGEMFETDKILMTAVDTGWITDERPHQEKLRIAAEGWHAPLDLVDGAARVYDPIVLGEAGEDLYGCFVKDYKPSPW
- a CDS encoding MFS transporter translates to MTPPSTSPTSLLPNNAVDTPGNSPRRRPAWLVTGVLAAAGMAVSLQQTLVIPLVPVLPEAFDTSPDTASWLLTVTLLSGAVATPVLTRLADLYGKRRMALVAMSVMTLGSLVLAVTTSLVAAMVGRGLQGLAAAIIPIGISILRDELPPHRVGFGIALMSTTLGIGGALGLPLSGILYETSGWSSLFWVTGSFTALILVAVAIGVPESRTRARGSFDLVGALVLSFALVTLMLFVSKGGSWGWASPVTLGLLVASVVTFAAWVPSQLRRETPMVDLRTFSRRPMLLTNVASVLLTVGMMANNLLTIPFVEAPEATGHGFGISVMGAGLVMIPSGLAMVVFAPVSGRMLNRVGGRGTLLVGALVMAVSYLTRPLLAADVTQVVVATTLCGIGAAMSFAAMPVLVMASARPDETASANGINSLMRSIGMAGASAGIAALLAGLTTTHVVDGVATTHASTSAFTVGFLTCGVLSLVAAVTAAFIPPAAASRRGTTTLGRGIGERQRVVGDSAA
- a CDS encoding DEAD/DEAH box helicase translates to MSDPAPESALAHEAAPASEPETIKFSDLDLDPRVLKAITEVGYETPSPIQAATIPSLLEGRDVVGLAQTGTGKTAAFALPVLSNIDPDQKTPQALVLAPTRELALQVSEAFEKYASHMPKVRVLPVYGGQGYGVQLSALRRGVQVVVGTPGRIMDHLEKGTLDLSELRFLVLDEADEMLKMGFAEDVETILADTPATKQVALFSATMPAQIRRISKKHLNNPIEVTVKNKTTTSANITQRYLMVSYPQKVDALTRILEVENFEGMIIFVRTKQVTEALAEKLRARGFSAAAINGDVAQNQRERTINQLRDGKLDILVATDVAARGLDVERISHVVNFDIPTDTESYVHRIGRTGRAGRHGDSIAFVTPRERHLLRAIEKATRQPLTQMQLPSVDDVNKKRLSAFDEGITAALSDNEKIDFFRDVVKHYVDEYNVPEVDVAAAIAAVMHGDNPLTLTPEQEVLHTPRNDDRGGRDDRGRGRNDRGDRGDRGDRRAPRRAGADADLATYRISVGRRHKVEPRQIVGALANEGGLGRNDFGKIDIRMDHSLVDLPANLPAGAVEALAATRISGQLIELTKDNGPRRASGGDRGGYKGGDRGGYKGGDREDRPRRDFDRKPRHKD
- a CDS encoding YceI family protein, whose translation is MGIFNRNKNADSFDAPTQAVTDISGSYALDASHTRLGFSARHAMVTTVRGQFGDFEGTAEVNTASPANSRVNLTIQTASVDTGSADRDAHLVSADFFDAAAFPTITFASTQVEADGDEWTITGDLTIKGITQQVSIPFELTGSAQDPFGNTRIGFEGQTSINRKDFGLTWNAALETGGVLVSEKIKLDFDISAIKTA
- a CDS encoding pirin family protein gives rise to the protein MLLRVCPASQRYIEPQPDRVTAHSFSFGHHYDPENLAFGPMRAFDDHRLAWGAGFDEHKHSAVELVTWVAHGTLVHADDAGRTERLPAGTVAVQSTGPGIRHAEHADTGAEPTRFLQTWLVSDDVDAPPARYVAEAMDAEALHPVAGEGAQVPVGTQGATLWFGRPAPESPTALPVCAAHHLFVVAGAVLLTTPDEVVELADGDAARILEADDVEMTVTAVGSSAEILLWTFRSA
- a CDS encoding GH1 family beta-glucosidase is translated as MTSPRTNRDAAGLPLLPAGFRFGTSDSAHQTEGAVDVDGRGRTIWDTFAETPGRIDRGETGARGADSYRRWPEDVALLRDLGVTSHRFSVAWSRVVPEGRGAVNTRGLDHYDRYVDALLEAGVEPMLTLYHWDLPQALEDDGGWLNRATAEAFAEYAGVVAERLVDRVAHWIPVNDPNVASILGYGMGSHAPGKRLVFDCLPAAHHMLLGHGLATQVLRAAGATSVGSATNHAPVWPRSDEPEDTGASKLFDMLWNGAFAEPILLGRYPFPLLPLLDDVLRPGDLATIRQPLDFYGVNFYGPVRVGASPEGNEVPFEFREVLGHEVTDLGWPIVPEALCEWLVMFRARYRAALPPLMVTESGCAYDSPVAPDGTVADPQRIAYLDAHLAAVSQAVDRGVDVRGFHVASLLDNFHWQDGYEPGQGLVHVDRTTNDRTPKQSFDWLKRVLQAQPDAMNESPDGAATD